From Pan paniscus chromosome 6, NHGRI_mPanPan1-v2.0_pri, whole genome shotgun sequence, one genomic window encodes:
- the LOC117977839 gene encoding probable E3 ubiquitin-protein ligase DTX2 isoform X1 — translation MPKPSRVQQALAGMTSVLMSAIGLPVCLSRAPQPTSPPASRLASKSHGSVKRLRKMSVKGATPKPESEPEQVIKNYTEELKVPPDEDCIICMEKLSAASGYSDVTDSKAIGPLAVGRLTKCSHAFHLLCLLAMYCNGNKDGSLQCPSCKTIYGEKTGTQPQGKMEVLRFQMSLPGHKDCGTILIVYSIPHGIQGPEHPNPGKPFTARGFPRQCYLPDNAQGRKDGILLNCEKE, via the exons GCATGACGAGTGTTCTGATGTCAGCCATTGGACTCCCTGTGTGTCTTAGCCGCGCACCCCAGCCCACCAGCCCTCCCGCCTCCCGTCTGGCTTCCAAAAGTCACGGCTCAGTTAAGAGATTGAGGAAAATGTCCGTGAAAG GAGCGACCCCGAAGCCAGAGTCAGAGCCAGAGCAGGTCATAAAAAACTACACGGAAGAGCTGAAAGTGCCCCCAGATGAG GACTGCATCATCTGCATGGAGAAGCTGTCCGCAGCGTCTGGATACAGCGATGTGACTGACAGCAAGGCAATCGGGCCCCTGGCTGTGGGCCGCCTCACCAAGTGCAGCCACGCCTTCCACCTGCTGTGCCTCCTGGCCATGTACTGCAACGGCAATAAG GATGGAAGTCTGCAGTGTCCCTCCTGCAAAACCATCTATGGAGAGAAGACGGGGACCCAGCCCCAGGGAAAGATGGAGGTATTACGGTTCCAGATGTCGCTCCCCGGCCACAAGGACTGCGGGACCATCCTCATAGTTTACAGCATTCCCCATGGCATCCAG GGCCCTGAGCACCCCAATCCCGGAAAGCCGTTCACTGCCAGAGGGTTTCCCCGCCAGTGCTACCTTCCAGACAACGCCCAGGGCCGcaag
- the LOC117977839 gene encoding probable E3 ubiquitin-protein ligase DTX2 isoform X2, protein MPKPSRVQQALAGMTSVLMSAIGLPVCLSRAPQPTSPPASRLASKSHGSVKRLRKMSVKGATPKPESEPEQVIKNYTEELKVPPDEDCIICMEKLSAASGYSDVTDSKAIGPLAVGRLTKCSHAFHLLCLLAMYCNGNKDGSLQCPSCKTIYGEKTGTQPQGKMEVLRFQMSLPGHKDCGTILIVYSIPHGIQGPEHPNPGKPFTARGFPRQCYLPDNAQGRKVHSQEN, encoded by the exons GCATGACGAGTGTTCTGATGTCAGCCATTGGACTCCCTGTGTGTCTTAGCCGCGCACCCCAGCCCACCAGCCCTCCCGCCTCCCGTCTGGCTTCCAAAAGTCACGGCTCAGTTAAGAGATTGAGGAAAATGTCCGTGAAAG GAGCGACCCCGAAGCCAGAGTCAGAGCCAGAGCAGGTCATAAAAAACTACACGGAAGAGCTGAAAGTGCCCCCAGATGAG GACTGCATCATCTGCATGGAGAAGCTGTCCGCAGCGTCTGGATACAGCGATGTGACTGACAGCAAGGCAATCGGGCCCCTGGCTGTGGGCCGCCTCACCAAGTGCAGCCACGCCTTCCACCTGCTGTGCCTCCTGGCCATGTACTGCAACGGCAATAAG GATGGAAGTCTGCAGTGTCCCTCCTGCAAAACCATCTATGGAGAGAAGACGGGGACCCAGCCCCAGGGAAAGATGGAGGTATTACGGTTCCAGATGTCGCTCCCCGGCCACAAGGACTGCGGGACCATCCTCATAGTTTACAGCATTCCCCATGGCATCCAG GGCCCTGAGCACCCCAATCCCGGAAAGCCGTTCACTGCCAGAGGGTTTCCCCGCCAGTGCTACCTTCCAGACAACGCCCAGGGCCGcaag